Proteins from one Clupea harengus chromosome 17, Ch_v2.0.2, whole genome shotgun sequence genomic window:
- the nkapd1 gene encoding NKAP domain containing 1, producing MSGVSLGKKLLRNYIRHTDIHNKLQEESEMWKRRGNEKHVFQTDTFSHRPASAPSGYMHCDRNEEDSSSSWDRGGVRGRLSEKHERGSRLSDRDEREARYWTRKLYEFEANDPDRWGHSGFKEQHPEEFKCDGGEESSGDENVRHKKKKCKSSREADRRKPSKKSSKKKKKRKKEKKKRSDSRDSDCERSRKRKEEERKVARKKDERGRRGEQSSSEESDSEVEREKKSSSSRRKRHRRNSDTHQDMPRKRRKNWKAGDDEKSESSDD from the exons ATGTCTGGGGTGTCCCTTGGCAAAAAGTTGCTCAGAAATTACATCcgccacacagacatacacaacaaG CTGCAAGAGGAGTCGGAGATGTGGAAGCGGAGGGGCAATGAGAAGCATGTGTTTCAGACCGACACCTTCAGCCACAGACCAGCCTCTGCGCCCAG tggcTACATGCACTGTGACCGGAATGAGGAAGACTCGTCATCTTCATGGGACAGaggaggggtcagaggtcgtctGTCTGAGAAACACGAGAGGGGATCGCGCCTCTCTGACCGGGATGAGAGGGAGGCACGCTACTGGACCCGAAAGCTCTACGAATTTGAGGCTAACGAtccagacag ATGGGGCCACAGTGGTTTTAAGGAGCAACACCCCGAAGAGTTTAAATGTGACGG CGGGGAGGAGAGCAGTGGGGATGAGAACGTCCGgcacaagaagaagaaatgcaagagCAGCCGCGAGGCCGACCGCAGGAAGCCCTCCAAGAAGTCctccaagaagaagaagaagaggaagaaggagaagaagaaacgCTCCGACTCCAGGGACTCGGACTGcgagaggagcaggaagaggaaggaggaggagaggaaggtggCGCGGAAGAAGGACgagcgagggaggagaggggagcagagcagCTCCGAGGAGAGCGACTCGGAGGTAGAGCGGGAGaaaaagagcagcagcagccgacGGAAAAGACACAGACGgaactctgacacacaccaggacatgcccaggaaaaggagaaagaactGGAAGGCTGGGGACGACGAGAAATCAGAGAGCTCAGATGActga